The proteins below come from a single Triticum aestivum cultivar Chinese Spring chromosome 5D, IWGSC CS RefSeq v2.1, whole genome shotgun sequence genomic window:
- the LOC123119863 gene encoding uncharacterized protein, whose product MDGGGVSSDISRSVRVLIEGQPSAAGVFSATPFEPQLSDDSPPRSSLEGGGSASLDAAAASCSERVDGGGAAAEGPERRLTLLALRLAILEKAASGLGALGFIWATVVLLGGFAITLGKDDFWSVTIILLIEGARIFSRSHELEWQHQATWSLSAAGRSSFRLVARSFRFVFGLDGRGGSAKNMDASSSRWSWRLKSWGFLSRHVGRAFYWLQLASATACVTLSAVRLVRQDFGEAEDARTNRRSALDIFYGLALAEALLFLAEKAMWEWEVSHGRLLERVASECHLAGAPGLLAIRRFFYDAYSRCVDGSIFDGLRMDLVSFAEELLVEGSHDEQRIGVGILVNVAGSPRLGDTALHRVGTSAAVMERLVEMLGWKGAAEAGARASAALVVSKLASKKRNALRVAGVPGAIESVSSLLYAADEECNLLGLLIIKRLAQDHDNCSKIGNARGLLDKIINFSSIGAAGAPSTVITHSRAKAVKRSLQVIRMLADTTGSTGKQLRREVAEIVFTVSNIRAVLQHAAGHLELQRLGAEVLTRLAMDEDAREKIGGTGSVISLLLAMFFRQGITDEGDAVRVEAGEALAMLALDSPHNCERILNAAPTVVDRLVEALSDNAVGVGAARILTNLCAYTGGERFPEVRAVTSGAATVLRNIMAKKSKLLEVSLGLAAQAVRLMAPHELAHHLARAGVSEVDLVNRLVHVLARYSCPSIKVPRIRRFTVELLIGMLRMDSSFAELMAAAGMGRELRHVAETTSELECFHVFSGSAGVSRHAVSLCALVSEARELMDMDFRSQ is encoded by the coding sequence ATGGACGGCGGCGGTGTCAGCTCCGACATTAGCCGGTCTGTGCGGGTGCTCATCGAGGGCCAGCCGAGCGCGGCGGGGGTGTTCTCCGCCACGCCGTTCGAGCCGCAGCTGTCGGATGACTCGCCCCCACGCTCGAGCCTCGAAGGCGGCGGATCGGCCAGCCTCGACGCGGCGGCGGCCTCGTGCAGCGAGCGAGTcgacggcggtggggcggcggcggaggggcccGAGCGGAGGCTCACGCTGCTGGCGCTGCGGCTGGCGATCCTGGAGAAGGCGGCCAGCGGGCTGGGCGCGCTGGGGTTCATCTgggccaccgtcgtcctcctcggcGGCTTCGCCATCACCCTCGGCAAGGACGACTTCTGGTCCGTCACCATCATCCTCCTCATCGAGGGCGCACGCATCTTCAGCCGCAGCCACGAGCTCGAGTGGCAGCACCAGGCCACCTGGTCGCTCTCCGCTGCCGGCCGCTCCAGCTTCCGCCTCGTCGCCCGCTCCTTCCGCTTCGTCTTCGGCCTCGACGGCCGCGGCGGCAGCGCCAAGAATATGGATGCCTCGTCGTCTAGATGGAGCTGGAGATTGAAGAGCTGGGGCTTCCTGTCGAGGCACGTCGGGAGGGCCTTCTACTGGCTGCAGCTAGCGTCCGCCACGGCCTGCGTCACGCTGTCGGCGGTGCGGCTCGTCAGGCAGGACTTCGGCGAAGCGGAGGACGCGCGGACTAACCGGCGATCGGCGCTGGACATCTTCTACGGCCTCGCGCTGGCGGAGGCGCTTCTCTTCCTCGCGGAGAAGGCGATGTGGGAGTGGGAGGTGAGCCACGGCCGTCTGCTCGAGCGCGTCGCGAGCGAGTGCCACCTCGCTGGCGCACCGGGGCTCCTCGCCATCCGTCGCTTCTTCTACGACGCATACTCTCGGTGCGTCGACGGGAGCATATTCGACGGCCTCCGCATGGACCTCGTCTCCTTCGCCGAGGAGCTCCTCGTGGAGGGCTCGCACGACGAGCAGCGGATCGGCGTCGGCATCCTCGTCAACGTCGCCGGGAGTCCAAGGCTCGGTGACACGGCGTTGCATCGGGTCGGCACGTCAGCAGCAGTCATGGAGCGGCTGGTGGAGATGCTCGGCTGGAAGGGCGCGGCGGAGGCCGGGGCGAGGGCGTCCGCGGCACTCGTCGTGTCCAAGCTCGCCAGCAAGAAGCGGAACGCGCTCCGGGTCGCCGGCGTTCCAGGCGCCATCGAGTCCGTGTCGTCGCTGCTCTACGCAGCGGACGAGGAGTGCAACCTACTCGGCCTCCTCATCATCAAGAGGCTCGCGCAAGACCACGACAACTGCAGCAAGATCGGCAACGCCCGGGGCCTCCTCGACAAGATCATCAACTTCTCCAGCATCGGCGCTGCCGGCGCACCATCCACGGTCATCACCCATTCGCGCGCTAAAGCAGTGAAGCGGTCGCTGCAGGTGATCAGGATGCTCGCCGACACGACCGGGAGCACGGGGAAACAGCTGCGGCGAGAGGTGGCGGAGATCGTGTTCACGGTCAGCAACATCCGCGCTGTACTGCAGCACGCCGCCGGCCACCTGGAGCTGCAGCGGCTCGGTGCCGAGGTGCTCACCCGGCTCGCCATGGACGAGGACGCGCGTGAGAAGATCGGCGGCACTGGCAGTGTCATCTCGCTCCTCCTCGCCATGTTCTTCCGGCAAGGCATCACTGACGAGGGTGACGCCGTGCGCGTCGAGGCCGGCGAGGCGCTCGCCATGCTGGCGCTCGACAGCCCGCACAACTGCGAGAGAATACTCAACGCTGCCCCCACCGTTGTCGACCGACTCGTGGAGGCGCTGAGTGACAACGCCGTCGGGGTCGGCGCGGCAAGGATCCTCACCAACCTGTGCGCGTACACCGGCGGCGAGCGGTTCCCGGAGGTCCGCGCCGTCACGTCCGGCGCCGCCACGGTGCTGCGCAACATCATGGCCAAGAAGTCGAAGCTGCTGGAGGTGTCGCTGGGCCTCGCGGCGCAGGCAGTGAGGCTCATGGCGCCTCATGAGCTGGCCCACCACCTCGCCCGCGCCGGCGTCAGCGAGGTGGACCTGGTGAACAGGCTGGTGCACGTGCTGGCGAGGTACAGCTGCCCTTCGATCAAGGTGCCGCGGATCAGACGGTTCACGGTGGAGCTCCTGATCGGGATGCTCAGGATGGACTCGTCGTTCGCGGAGCtgatggcggcggcggggatggGGCGGGAGCTGCGGCACGTGGCGGAGACGACGTCGGAGCTGGAGTGCTTCCACGTGTTCTCCGGCAGCGCCGGGGTAAGCCGGCACGCGGTGAGCCTCTGCGCGCTCGTCAGCGAGGCACGGGAGCTCATGGACATGGACTTCCGCAGCCAGTAG